From one Chloroflexota bacterium genomic stretch:
- a CDS encoding response regulator: MNREETLKGEIRAMRERLTRLSQASVRINESLDFNVVLQEVIDSACYLANARYGVIATTDAAGGLDAVLTSGTSDDEHRQIVSHPDGQRIFEHFRRLPGAIRVDNYFQYATSASLDGRLPMRVWSGLAAPILHRGESAGIIYLGHDREEKEFSEEDEEILVMFAAHAALVIANARRYRDEQRTRTDLETLISTCPVGVAVFDAGTGEPLSFNREAVRIMDGLCAPGEPPEHLLETLTVRRADGREVSLDEVPIAQMMVSGETVRAEELYFQVPDGRNLTALVNATPTHSGTGEVETYVVTVQDMSPLEELERMRAEFLARVSHELRTPLAAVRGSASTLLNESTDLHPAEIGQFHQIILEQSERIRALIADLLDVAHIETGSLPIAPVPTDLAALLAELEQRFRAGDSRHDLLTEVHPDLPLVMADRSRIAQVIDTLLTNSVRHSPQSSTIRIGAAPGDLHVLVSVADEGTGIAGESLPHLFRKFSLTRGEKQMPDTGLSLAVCKGIVEAHGGRIWAESSGPGLGASFTFTLPTVNEPRLFAPTQIPETSHRPARGSDREPVRILAVDSDNQALRYVRDALVKSGYEVVATGDPHNALLLAEEHSPHLALLDLMLSGTDGTELMKRIKEFSDIPVIFVSAYGQDQLVARAFELGADDYVVKPFSPTEIVARIKAALQRRTTAVSPFPYKAGALVIDHAERVVSLEGEPVELTPKQYQLLAELSANPGRILTYQHLLRRVWGSSGDADIRPMRTAISAIRNKLGDDADNPKYIFTKPRVGYSMPRADAP, from the coding sequence GTGAATCGCGAAGAAACCCTCAAAGGCGAAATCCGGGCCATGCGCGAACGGCTAACCAGGTTGAGTCAAGCCAGCGTGCGCATCAATGAAAGCCTTGATTTCAACGTCGTCCTCCAGGAAGTCATCGACAGCGCCTGCTACCTGGCCAACGCCCGCTACGGGGTCATCGCCACCACCGACGCGGCCGGCGGACTGGACGCCGTGCTCACGTCCGGGACCAGTGACGACGAGCACCGGCAGATAGTCTCCCACCCCGACGGTCAGCGGATATTCGAACACTTCAGGAGGCTCCCCGGCGCCATCCGCGTGGATAACTATTTCCAGTACGCGACTTCGGCGAGCCTGGACGGCCGCCTCCCGATGAGGGTCTGGTCCGGCCTTGCGGCGCCCATCCTGCACCGGGGCGAGTCGGCGGGAATCATTTACCTGGGCCACGACCGCGAAGAGAAAGAGTTTTCAGAGGAAGACGAAGAAATCCTGGTAATGTTCGCCGCGCATGCGGCGCTGGTAATCGCCAACGCCCGCCGGTATCGCGATGAGCAGCGAACCAGGACCGATTTGGAGACGCTGATTAGCACGTGCCCGGTGGGGGTGGCCGTATTCGATGCCGGCACCGGCGAGCCGCTGTCCTTCAATCGCGAGGCGGTGCGCATCATGGACGGCCTCTGCGCGCCCGGCGAGCCCCCGGAACACCTCTTGGAGACGCTGACGGTCCGCCGCGCGGACGGACGGGAGGTATCCCTGGATGAGGTGCCAATCGCCCAGATGATGGTCTCCGGGGAGACGGTCCGCGCCGAGGAGTTGTACTTCCAGGTGCCCGACGGGCGGAACCTGACCGCCCTCGTGAATGCGACCCCGACCCATTCCGGGACCGGCGAGGTCGAGACATATGTCGTGACCGTGCAAGACATGTCGCCGCTGGAAGAGCTCGAGCGGATGCGGGCCGAATTCCTGGCGCGGGTAAGTCACGAGCTGCGCACGCCGCTGGCCGCGGTCAGGGGTTCGGCGTCGACCCTGCTGAACGAGTCGACGGATCTGCACCCGGCCGAGATCGGGCAGTTTCATCAAATCATCCTCGAACAGTCGGAGCGGATTCGGGCGCTGATCGCCGACTTGCTCGACGTGGCCCACATCGAGACGGGTTCACTGCCAATCGCCCCGGTGCCGACCGACCTGGCCGCCCTGCTGGCGGAGCTGGAGCAGAGGTTCCGCGCCGGCGACAGTCGGCACGACCTCCTAACCGAGGTCCACCCGGACCTGCCCCTGGTGATGGCCGACAGATCGCGAATTGCCCAAGTGATCGACACCCTTCTGACCAACTCGGTAAGGCACTCGCCGCAGTCGTCCACGATAAGGATCGGCGCGGCGCCGGGCGATCTGCACGTATTGGTATCGGTCGCAGACGAGGGCACCGGGATTGCGGGCGAAAGCTTGCCGCACCTGTTTCGCAAGTTTTCCCTTACCAGGGGCGAGAAGCAGATGCCCGACACCGGACTGAGCCTGGCGGTTTGCAAGGGCATAGTGGAGGCGCACGGCGGCCGGATTTGGGCCGAGAGCTCCGGGCCGGGGTTGGGCGCCAGCTTTACATTTACACTGCCGACGGTAAACGAACCGCGCTTATTTGCGCCGACTCAGATTCCGGAGACATCGCATCGGCCGGCCCGCGGTTCGGATCGAGAACCGGTGCGCATCCTGGCCGTCGACAGCGACAACCAGGCGCTCAGATACGTTCGTGACGCCCTAGTCAAATCGGGATACGAGGTCGTGGCGACCGGGGATCCGCACAACGCGCTCCTTCTCGCCGAGGAGCATTCCCCCCACTTGGCGCTCCTGGACTTGATGCTCTCCGGAACCGACGGCACCGAACTGATGAAGCGCATCAAGGAATTCAGCGACATACCGGTGATATTCGTGTCCGCGTACGGCCAGGACCAACTCGTTGCCAGGGCGTTTGAATTGGGCGCCGACGATTACGTGGTTAAGCCCTTCTCGCCCACCGAGATCGTGGCGCGCATCAAGGCGGCGTTGCAAAGGCGGACTACCGCCGTTTCGCCATTCCCGTATAAGGCGGGAGCCTTGGTCATCGACCACGCGGAAAGGGTCGTTTCGCTTGAAGGGGAACCGGTCGAGCTGACCCCGAAACAGTACCAGTTGCTGGCCGAGCTGTCGGCCAACCCGGGTCGAATCCTCACCTATCAGCACCTGCTGCGGCGGGTATGGGGCTCTTCCGGCGACGCCGACATTCGACCGATGCGCACCGCCATTAGCGCAATCCGCAACAAACTAGGCGACGACGCCGACAATCCGAAATACATCTTCACCAAGCCGCGGGTCGGCTACAGCATGCCGAGGGCAGATGCTCCATAA